TCGCGCCTGGGTTGCGGAGCGGGCCGAGCCGTTCGACGTGGATGCGCACCACCGACTGGCGCGGGAGGCGGCGGCGTCGTGCGCGGTCCTGCTCAAGAACGACGAGTCGGTGTTGCCGCTGAGCACGGATGCCCGCATCGCTGTGATCGGGCAGTTCGCCCGGACACCGCGGTACCAGGGTGCCGGTAGCTCACACATCAATGCGACACGCATCGATGCAGCATTGGACTCGATCCGCTCGCTCGCCGGGAACGTCGAATTCGCAGCGGGTTTCGCACTTGACGGGACCGGTGACGCTGTGCAGTTGCGTGACGAGGCGGTGGGAGTTGCGGGGGCCAGTGACGTAGCGGTCGTGTTCGCCGGGCTCCCCGACGCTGCCGAGTCCGAGGGCTTCGACCGCGCCGAGTTGTCGTTGCCGGACGACCAGATCGCCGTCATCAACGCTGTCGCGGAGGTTGCTCCGCGCACCGTGGTGGTGCTGTCGCACGGAGGCGTCGTCACGATGGAGGAATGGCACGAACAGGTCGACGCCGTCCTCGACTGCTTCCTGCTCGGCCAGGCCGGAGGCAGCGCGACCGCCGATCTGCTCTTCGGGGTCGCGAATCCGTCGGGTCACCTGGCCGAGTCGGTGCCGTTGGAGCTGCGTCATACGACGTCGTTCCTGAACTTCCCGGGCGACCACCTCGAAGTACGTTATGGCGAAGGGGTTTTCGTCGGCTACCGCGGTTACGAGACGACCGGGGCACCGGTGCGGTATCCGTTCGGCCACGGCCTGAGTTACACGACTTTCGAGACGTCGCGCCTGCGGGTGGACGCGACCGGTGCGGCGACCGCAGCGGTGCGGGTGACGGTCGCGAACACCGGGCCATGTGCAGGACGCCACGTGGTGCAGCTGTATGTCGGCTCCGACGCCGGGCCCGTCCACCGTCCCGTCCGTGAGTTGCGAGCTTTCCGGTCGGTGTGGCTGGAGCCGGAGGAGACACGAGAGGTCGAGTTCGACCTCGACGATCGCGCGTTCTCCTATTGGGACGTCACCGATCATGCGTGGGTGGTGCCGGCCGGCGACTACCGGATCGAGATCGGCGCGAGCGCACATGACGTCGTTGCGGCGCAGACGGTTTCGCTCACCGGTAACGCACCGGTGCGCGCGTTGTCGCGCACGTCATCGATCGACGAGTGGCTCAATCATCCGCTCATCGGCGGGCCGGTCCTGGTGGAGGCACTCGGTCGGTACCTCCCGGAGGATCAGGGTGCGCTCATCCGCAGCGACCCGGCGGTTCTTCGGATCATGGGGTCGATGGAGGCCGAGAAGGCGATGCGGATGTTCGGCCTCGCCGACGCGTTGCCGGCCCTGGACGAGTTGGTCGCTCGATCGGCCGGCTCCGCGGGTTGAGCGCTGCCGCGCCGCGGGGTTGAGCGGCGCCCCTGTGGTCCGCGAGGTGGGAGCGGCGTGGGCTGGGCAGCAGGACGCTGGGTGGACACCGGACGCGACGTGCTGCCGAGATCGTTAGACTGACTAACAATGAGTGGAACGCCGGACTTCG
This genomic window from Flexivirga oryzae contains:
- a CDS encoding glycoside hydrolase family 3 C-terminal domain-containing protein, with protein sequence MTPEQPVPDVSTLPVRVKAGLLVGKDFWSTMDAPDHGVGSVQMSDGPHGVRHATGDELGLNDASPATCFPPAVAVGCSWDPEVARRIGESVAREARSLGIDIVLGPGINIKRTPLCGRNFEYYSEDPHLAGELGVAHVDGQQGAGVGASVKHFAANNQETERMRVDVIVDDRTLREIYLPAFEAVVKRSAPATVMASYNLLGGLHATEHPWLLTTLLREEWGFEGVTVSDWGATGDPVASVAAGLDLQMPGRSEEAVDAIAAAVEDGHLSEADLDRAAASVLGLRAWVAERAEPFDVDAHHRLAREAAASCAVLLKNDESVLPLSTDARIAVIGQFARTPRYQGAGSSHINATRIDAALDSIRSLAGNVEFAAGFALDGTGDAVQLRDEAVGVAGASDVAVVFAGLPDAAESEGFDRAELSLPDDQIAVINAVAEVAPRTVVVLSHGGVVTMEEWHEQVDAVLDCFLLGQAGGSATADLLFGVANPSGHLAESVPLELRHTTSFLNFPGDHLEVRYGEGVFVGYRGYETTGAPVRYPFGHGLSYTTFETSRLRVDATGAATAAVRVTVANTGPCAGRHVVQLYVGSDAGPVHRPVRELRAFRSVWLEPEETREVEFDLDDRAFSYWDVTDHAWVVPAGDYRIEIGASAHDVVAAQTVSLTGNAPVRALSRTSSIDEWLNHPLIGGPVLVEALGRYLPEDQGALIRSDPAVLRIMGSMEAEKAMRMFGLADALPALDELVARSAGSAG